From one Candidatus Zixiibacteriota bacterium genomic stretch:
- the speE gene encoding polyamine aminopropyltransferase: MASKETKQGLRVSDKALENPMNLWYSELAQGAAGLTLKVDRFLESTESEFQRIEVIQNKLYGKLLVLYGSLMVADNDNNAYNEMLAHVPLFSHPKPENVLIIGGGDCGTLTEVMKHPEVGRCTMCEIDRMVVDITRKHLPHLTIGADDPRAELIFDDGKRYIETTDRRFDVIALDLSDPVGPAEELFQKPFHQTVYDKLADDGIMVAQSESPYFNKEIIRRMYANLKDIFPIVRMYFCFMPIYPSALWSFAFCSKKHDPIRDFDRARWDRLALKTRYYNAETHVGAFALPQFAKELV, from the coding sequence ATGGCAAGCAAAGAAACGAAACAGGGTCTCCGGGTTTCAGACAAGGCGCTGGAAAATCCGATGAACCTCTGGTACAGCGAACTGGCCCAGGGGGCCGCCGGATTGACGCTCAAGGTCGACCGCTTCCTCGAGTCGACGGAGTCGGAGTTTCAGCGTATCGAGGTCATCCAGAACAAGCTGTACGGCAAGCTGCTTGTCCTGTACGGCTCGCTCATGGTGGCCGACAACGACAACAACGCCTACAACGAGATGCTCGCGCACGTGCCGTTGTTTTCGCACCCGAAACCGGAGAACGTCCTTATCATCGGCGGCGGCGACTGCGGCACGCTGACCGAAGTTATGAAGCACCCTGAAGTCGGGCGCTGCACGATGTGCGAGATAGATCGCATGGTGGTCGACATCACCCGGAAGCATCTTCCTCATCTGACGATAGGGGCCGATGATCCGCGCGCCGAGTTGATATTCGACGACGGCAAGCGCTATATCGAAACGACCGACCGCCGTTTTGATGTCATCGCCCTGGACCTGTCCGATCCGGTTGGTCCTGCCGAGGAGTTGTTCCAGAAGCCGTTTCACCAGACGGTGTATGACAAACTCGCGGATGACGGCATTATGGTGGCGCAGTCGGAATCGCCGTACTTCAACAAGGAGATCATCCGGCGAATGTATGCGAACCTGAAGGACATTTTCCCGATCGTGCGGATGTATTTCTGCTTTATGCCGATTTATCCGTCGGCCCTGTGGTCGTTTGCGTTTTGCAGCAAGAAACACGACCCGATCCGGGATTTTGATCGCGCCCGATGGGACAGGCTGGCTCTGAAGACGCGCTACTATAACGCGGAAACGCATGTCGGCGCCTTCGCTCTCCCGCAGTTCGCAAAAGAACTGGTGTAG
- a CDS encoding type 1 glutamine amidotransferase encodes MKPVIVIQNCEIESPGTIGLYLQDRRIPFAVVRSFAGERLPAPEDFSVLIVLGTPKSVTEYRQHPYLVELFTLMTQTIRRGQPILGICFGAQLLAHTLGARVEPNRVKEIGAMTVTLTDEGASDPLFAGFDREFPVFQWHGDTFRIPFGATHLAKTDDCKNQAFRKGNLVGLQFHLEADPDEVPQWCDAYAGELTEAGKTKDGIIDGCRASADHTRALGFRLLDNFFNLISK; translated from the coding sequence ATGAAGCCTGTGATTGTTATACAAAACTGCGAAATAGAATCTCCCGGCACGATCGGTTTGTACTTGCAGGATCGCCGGATCCCGTTCGCCGTGGTTCGTTCGTTTGCCGGCGAGCGGTTGCCCGCACCTGAGGATTTCAGCGTCCTGATTGTTCTCGGGACGCCGAAATCGGTCACCGAGTACCGCCAACACCCGTATCTCGTGGAACTCTTTACACTTATGACGCAGACGATCCGCCGAGGGCAGCCTATCTTGGGAATTTGCTTCGGCGCGCAGCTTCTCGCCCACACGCTCGGCGCCCGGGTGGAACCGAACAGGGTCAAAGAGATCGGGGCCATGACGGTCACACTCACCGACGAAGGCGCATCGGATCCGCTTTTTGCCGGATTCGACCGGGAGTTCCCGGTCTTCCAATGGCATGGCGACACTTTCCGGATACCATTCGGCGCGACCCATCTGGCGAAGACCGACGATTGTAAGAATCAGGCTTTCCGGAAAGGCAACCTGGTTGGCCTGCAGTTCCACCTCGAAGCCGACCCCGATGAGGTCCCGCAATGGTGTGATGCGTACGCCGGTGAACTAACCGAAGCAGGCAAGACCAAAGACGGAATAATCGACGGCTGCCGAGCCTCCGCCGACCATACCCGCGCCCTCGGCTTCAGACTCCTCGACAACTTCTTCAACCTGATCTCCAAATAA
- the mazG gene encoding nucleoside triphosphate pyrophosphohydrolase produces the protein MKDLKSRVYDPDLAPFERLTVLMEILRSPEGCAWDRKQTHQSLLPYLVEETYEVVEVIESGRHEQLAEELGDLLTQIVFHAQLAKERGEFDIYDSVSHVVDKLVNRHPHVFGERKDLKPQEVRDQWEKIKTSSGEKQSVLGGLPRNMPALTAAFRLGEKAGGVGFDWKSATDVLDKIDEEVAEVKAAMSHRPTPDREALADEIGDLLFAVASLARKLDVDPEIALRRALDKFRTRFDRMEDEIRERGHSFDRYTLDELEAIWQRVKR, from the coding sequence ATGAAAGACTTAAAATCCCGCGTCTACGACCCCGATCTCGCCCCCTTCGAACGACTCACCGTTCTGATGGAAATCCTTCGCTCGCCGGAGGGTTGTGCCTGGGACCGCAAACAAACCCATCAGTCACTTCTGCCGTACCTGGTGGAGGAAACGTACGAGGTGGTGGAAGTGATCGAGTCCGGCCGCCACGAACAGCTTGCGGAAGAACTTGGCGACCTGCTCACCCAGATCGTTTTTCATGCCCAGCTGGCGAAGGAACGGGGGGAGTTCGACATATACGACTCCGTGTCGCACGTGGTCGACAAGCTCGTCAACCGGCATCCGCATGTGTTCGGAGAACGCAAGGATCTCAAACCGCAGGAGGTACGCGATCAGTGGGAAAAGATCAAAACCTCGTCCGGTGAAAAGCAATCTGTGCTCGGAGGACTGCCGCGAAACATGCCGGCGCTGACGGCGGCGTTTCGGCTCGGGGAAAAAGCGGGCGGTGTGGGCTTCGACTGGAAATCGGCAACCGACGTGCTCGATAAGATTGACGAGGAAGTGGCCGAAGTGAAGGCGGCCATGTCGCACCGGCCGACTCCCGACCGCGAAGCGCTTGCCGACGAGATCGGGGACCTGTTGTTCGCGGTCGCATCGCTTGCCCGCAAGCTCGATGTTGATCCGGAAATCGCCCTGCGCCGCGCGCTGGATAAATTCCGCACACGTTTTGACCGGATGGAAGACGAAATTAGGGAGAGAGGCCACAGTTTCGATCGGTACACGCTCGATGAACTCGAGGCGATCTGGCAGCGAGTGAAGCGATAG
- a CDS encoding valine--tRNA ligase, with protein sequence MSNTNDDSRKSAAYNPFEVESRLYDHWVASGYFHGRADSDKKSYSVVIPPPNVTAVLHLGHALNNTIQDILVRKHRMQGFEAEWLPGSDHAGIATQVIVEKQLVKEGTTRREIGREKFVERTWKWAIENKDQILNQLKRIGCSCDWERTRFTLDEGLSRAVAEVFVHLYEKGWIYRGHRIVNWCPSCKTSLSDDEVEHQEFDSHLWYIKYKIKGSDEYLTVATTRPETMLGDTALAVNPKDSRYKKHIGKTVILPILEREIPIVADSYVDPEFGTGIVKVTPAHDPNDFEIGKRHDLAEVNILNIDGTLNENAGKFKGMDRYDGRKALVEELKKKSQLAKTEDYRLSAGTCYRCHTIVEPYLSDQWFVKMSELAQPAVEAVKSGKLRFHPEYWTKTYLHWMENIRDWCISRQLWWGHRIPVWYAEDGTMFVSVDRPTAAQCPGYDPARLVQDEDVLDTWFSSWLWPFSTFGWPEKTKDLEKFYPTKVLVTASEIIFLWVARMVMAGYEFMGDCPFTDVYIHGTVRDANGVKMSKSLGNGIDPLEITDKYGADALRISMVLATPDGQDPCVSRNTFEVGRNFVNKLYQVSRFVMMRLDGAPPTLDKLGDIDLVIFDRWILSRLERTKEQVERAFSEYRLNNAAKVLYNFVWEDYCSWYIELIKPDQPNQSIRADSLTVATYVLGEILKLLHPYVPFVTEEIGRLLRGEQSNGAPTLTFGPWPTIDERRKDERLEESLRQIQEVVTAVRSIRSELNVPPGKKSDLYIRVDSESFGALLKNHYEYFRSLARVETLHCGVDVKKPPISASAVISGAEIFVPLAGLIDIEVEKKRLQKSLDELTGQLDKVSRKLANADFLANAPSDVIERERAKKADYQERIERLNRNLEQILDW encoded by the coding sequence ATGAGCAATACGAACGACGACAGCAGAAAGTCCGCCGCGTACAACCCGTTTGAAGTGGAATCACGGTTGTACGATCACTGGGTGGCATCCGGTTATTTTCACGGCCGGGCGGATTCCGACAAGAAATCCTACTCGGTGGTCATTCCGCCGCCCAACGTAACGGCAGTGCTGCATCTGGGTCATGCGCTGAACAACACCATTCAGGACATACTCGTACGCAAACACCGCATGCAGGGTTTCGAAGCGGAATGGCTGCCGGGATCGGACCACGCCGGAATCGCCACACAGGTTATCGTCGAAAAGCAACTGGTGAAAGAAGGCACCACGCGGCGAGAGATCGGCCGGGAGAAGTTTGTCGAACGGACCTGGAAATGGGCGATCGAAAACAAGGACCAGATCCTCAACCAGCTCAAACGAATCGGCTGCTCGTGTGACTGGGAACGGACGCGCTTCACGCTCGACGAGGGTTTGTCGCGGGCGGTCGCTGAGGTGTTCGTGCATCTGTACGAAAAGGGCTGGATATACCGGGGCCACCGGATCGTCAACTGGTGCCCGTCGTGTAAGACCTCGCTGTCCGACGACGAGGTCGAGCACCAGGAGTTCGACAGCCATCTCTGGTACATTAAATACAAGATCAAAGGCTCCGACGAGTATTTGACGGTGGCGACTACGCGGCCGGAAACCATGCTCGGCGATACCGCGCTGGCCGTCAATCCCAAGGACAGTCGGTACAAAAAGCATATCGGCAAAACGGTCATCCTTCCTATTCTGGAACGGGAAATCCCGATCGTTGCGGACAGCTATGTCGATCCGGAATTCGGCACGGGCATCGTGAAGGTGACGCCCGCGCACGATCCGAACGATTTCGAAATCGGCAAGCGGCACGACCTGGCCGAAGTGAACATCCTGAATATCGACGGCACCCTCAACGAGAATGCGGGCAAGTTCAAAGGGATGGACCGGTACGACGGCCGCAAGGCGCTCGTCGAGGAACTGAAAAAGAAGTCCCAACTCGCAAAGACCGAAGATTATCGACTGTCCGCAGGGACCTGCTATCGCTGCCACACGATCGTTGAACCGTACCTGTCGGACCAGTGGTTCGTCAAGATGAGCGAACTGGCGCAGCCTGCGGTCGAAGCGGTCAAGTCGGGCAAGCTCCGGTTCCATCCCGAGTACTGGACCAAGACCTACCTGCACTGGATGGAGAATATCCGTGACTGGTGTATCTCTCGACAGCTCTGGTGGGGCCATCGTATCCCGGTGTGGTACGCCGAGGACGGCACCATGTTTGTCTCGGTCGACCGCCCAACCGCGGCCCAGTGCCCCGGCTATGACCCGGCAAGGCTGGTTCAGGACGAGGACGTGCTCGACACCTGGTTCTCCTCGTGGCTGTGGCCTTTCTCTACATTCGGCTGGCCGGAAAAAACGAAAGACCTCGAGAAGTTTTATCCGACCAAAGTGCTGGTGACCGCCTCGGAGATCATCTTCCTCTGGGTGGCGCGAATGGTGATGGCCGGCTACGAGTTTATGGGCGACTGCCCGTTCACCGACGTGTATATCCACGGCACCGTGCGCGACGCCAACGGCGTGAAGATGTCCAAGTCGCTCGGCAACGGGATCGACCCGCTGGAGATAACCGACAAGTACGGCGCCGATGCGCTCCGGATATCGATGGTGCTGGCCACACCCGACGGCCAGGATCCGTGCGTGAGCCGCAATACGTTCGAGGTCGGCCGGAATTTCGTAAACAAGCTGTACCAGGTTTCACGCTTTGTGATGATGCGTCTTGACGGAGCGCCGCCGACGCTGGACAAGCTCGGCGATATCGACCTGGTCATTTTCGATCGCTGGATCCTCTCCCGCCTCGAGCGCACCAAGGAACAGGTGGAGCGCGCCTTCAGCGAGTACCGGTTGAACAACGCCGCGAAAGTGCTGTACAACTTCGTCTGGGAAGACTACTGCTCGTGGTATATCGAACTGATCAAACCCGATCAGCCCAACCAGTCCATTCGTGCGGACTCGCTGACAGTCGCGACCTACGTGCTGGGCGAAATCCTGAAGCTGCTGCACCCGTACGTGCCGTTTGTCACCGAAGAGATCGGTCGGCTGCTGCGCGGGGAGCAGTCCAACGGCGCCCCTACCCTCACGTTCGGGCCGTGGCCCACGATCGACGAGCGCCGCAAGGACGAGCGACTCGAAGAATCGCTTCGACAGATACAGGAAGTGGTAACGGCCGTGCGATCGATCCGGTCGGAGTTGAATGTCCCGCCGGGCAAGAAGTCCGACCTGTACATCCGGGTCGACAGCGAGTCGTTCGGCGCGCTGCTGAAAAACCATTACGAGTACTTCCGGTCGCTGGCGCGGGTCGAAACGCTGCACTGCGGGGTCGACGTCAAAAAGCCCCCGATATCGGCGTCCGCGGTTATCTCCGGCGCGGAGATATTCGTGCCGCTCGCGGGTCTGATCGATATCGAAGTCGAAAAGAAGCGGTTGCAGAAGAGTCTCGACGAACTGACCGGCCAGCTTGACAAGGTATCGCGCAAACTGGCCAACGCCGACTTCCTCGCCAACGCGCCGTCGGATGTCATCGAACGCGAGCGAGCCAAAAAAGCCGACTACCAGGAACGCATTGAGCGGCTCAACCGCAACCTCGAACAGATCCTCGACTGGTAG